CGGGCCGGGAGCCGCAGGGGTCGCGCCGCGCCGTCACCGGCCCGGACGGACACCCTCCCCCGGGCCGGACAGACGACCAACGGGAAAGCACCCGGCCGGCCAGGCGGTTGCACACCCAGCCGATCTCCACAGCCGGGACACCGCGCCCCGCCCCAACCACGCAACCCGTCGCGCCCGCAGCCCGGCCGGGAAGGCGCCCGATATGCGGGCCGGCAGACCGGCCGGAACGAACGCGCACGGGCCACACACCAGCAGCCGCAGGGGCCCCGGGGGTCGGGTCGCGTCGTCGCCGGCCCGGACGGACACCCTCCCCCAGGCCGGACAGACGACCAACGGGAAAGCACCCGGCCGGCCAGGCGGTTGCACACCCAGCCGATCTCCACAGCCGGCGCACCGCGCCCCGCCCCAACCACGCAACCCGTCGCGCCCGCAGCCCGGCCGGGAAGGCGCCCGATATGCGGGCCGGCAGACCGGCCCGCACGAACGCGCACGGGCCACACACCAGCAGCCGCAGGGGCCCCGGGAGCCGCGCCGTCGGTCGCAGGGGCCCTGGGGGTCGCGCCGTCGCCTGGCGGGTCGGGAGTCGCAGGGGCCTCGGGGCCGCGCCGTCGCCGGGCGGGTCGGGCAGGCGGTCCTCGCTCCCCGTCGCGCCGGCCCGGCGGGAGGGGCGGCGCGCGGGCCCGGCGGGAGGGGCGACGGGCGGGCGGGGCGTGGGGCGTTCGTCGGGCGGGGGGCCGCCCCGCGGGGCCTGTCGGTCAGGGAATGGGGGGCCGCCCGGCCGGGTGGGTCAGGCCCAGAGCTGGCCCTGGAGGGTTTCGATGGCGGCCTCCGTCGTCCGGGCCGTGTAGACGCCCGTCGACAGGTACTTCCAGCCGCCGTCCGCGACGATGAAGACGATGTCCGCCGTCTCGCCCGCCTTCACGGCCTTCCGGCCGACGCCGATCGCGGCGTGCAGGGCCGCGCCCGTGGAGACGCCCGCGAAGATGCCCTCCTGCTGGAGGAGCTCCCGGGTGCGGGTGACCGCGTCGGCGGAGCCGACCGAGAAGCGGGTGGTGAGGACGGTGGCGTCGTACAGCTCGGGGACGAAGCCCTCGTCGAGGTTGCGCAGCCCGTACACCAGGTCGTCATAGCGCGGTTCGGCGGCGACGATCCGTACGTCGGGCTTGTGCTCGCGCAGGTAGCGGCCGACGCCCATGAGGGTGCCGGTGGTGCCGAGGCCGGCGACGAAGTGAGTGATCGACGGAAGGTCGGCGAGGATCTCGGGGCCGGTCGTGGCGTAGTGGGCCGCGGCGTTGTCCGGATTGCCGTACTGGTAGAGCATCACCCAGTCGGGGTTCTGCTCCGCGAGCTCCTTGGCCACGCGTACGGCGGTGTTGGAGCCGCCCGCGGCGGGGGACGGGATGATCTCCGCCCCCCACATGGTGAGCAGGTCGCGCCGTTCCTGCGAGGTATTCTCCGGCATGACGCAGACGATGCGGTACCCCTTGAGGCGGGCCGCCATGGCCAGGGAGATGCCGGTGTTGCCGCTGGTGGGCTCCAGGATGGTGCAGCCCGGGGTGAGACGGCCGTCCTTCTCCGCCTGCTCGATCATGTGCAGGGCCGGCCGGTCCTTGACGGAGCCCGTGGGGTTGCGGTCCTCCAGCTTGGCCCAGATGCGGACGTCGTCCGACGGGGACAGGCGCGGCAGGCGGACCAGCGGGGTGTTCCCGACGGCGGCGAGGGGGCTGTCGTAGCGCATCAGCGCATGCCGCCGGCCACGGCCGGGAGGATCGTGACGTTGTCGCCGTCGGCCAGCTTGGTGGAGATGCCGTCGAGGAAGCGGACGTCCTCGTCGTTGAGGTACACGTTCACGAAGCGGCGCAGCTCGCCGCCGGCGGACCGGTCCACGATGCGCTCCTGGATGCCCGTGTGGCGGGACTCGAGGTCGGCGAACAGCTCGGCGAGGGTCTCCCCGCTGCCCTCGACGGCCTTGGCGCCGTCGGTGTAGGTGCGGAGGATGGTCGGGATGCGGACCTCGATGGCCATGGGGACTCCTGGAAGGAAAGGGGCTGCGGACGTGCGGGGGCAGGTCGCGCCGCGCGCCCGGAAGCGGGCGCGGGCGGTGCGCGCGTGCGGGAGGGGTGGTGCGGCGTGGTGCGCGGGGGGCCGCGTCTCAGGCGGCAGCGCCGCGGGGACACATGGCGCTGGCGAGGCGGCACAGGTCGACGTGCAGCCGCGCGACGAGCAGGACGGTGCCCGGCGTCTTTTCGCTCACGTCGAGGAGAACCATGCGCTCATCGTATCGATTCCCGGCCCTCCGCCCGGAGTGTGATCTCGCATTCCGGACAGGTGCCGCTCGCCATACGGAACAGGGCGGGGGGAGACGCAGGTCAGTACGTTTCGACGACCTCGACGTCTTCCTCGGTGATCTCGCCGTCCACGATGCGGTACGAGCGGAACTGGAAGGGACCCGCGCCGTCGGTGTCGGCGGTGGAGACGAGGACGTAGTGGGCCCCGGGCTCGTTGGCGTACGAGACGTCGGTGCGGGACGGGTACGCCTCGGTGGCGGTGTGCGAGTGGTAGATGACGACCGGCTCCTCGTCGCGGTCGTCCATCTCGCGGTAGAGCTTCAGCAGGTCGCCGGAGTCGAACTCGTAGAAGGTGGGCGAGCGGGCGGCGTTGAGCATCGGGACGAAGCGCTCGGGGCGTCCGGAGCCGGCCGGGCCGGCGACCACGCCGCAGGCCTCGTCCGGGTGGTCGGCGCGCGCGTGCGCGACGATCTGGTCGTACAGAGCCCGTGTGATGGTCAGCATGGGGTTCAGGATAAGCAGAGGGCCCGTCCGTACCGAGGGTCGGTACGGACGGGCCCACATGCTGGACGGCGGTGCCGGTCAGCGGCGCTTGAAGGAGGCGCTCTCCGGGTTCCGGGACTTCAGGACCAGGTAGGAGACGCCGAGCAGCAGGGCCCACAGCGGGGCGCAGTACAGGGAGACCCGCGCGCCCTCGTCGATGCCCATCATCACGATGACCATGCCGATGAAGAGCAGGGCGAACCAGCTGGTGAACGGCGCTCCGGGGGCCTTGAACTCCGACTCCGGGGCCTCACCGCGCCGGACGGCGGCCCGGTAGCGGATCTGCGAGATCAGGATCATGATCCAGGCCCACATGCCGGAGATGGTGGCGAAGGAGACGACGTACTCGAAGGCCTTGCCGGGGGCGACGTAGTTGATCCACACGCCCACGAGCATCAGCGCCGCCGAGAAGGTGAGGCCGATCAGCGGGGCGCCGGACTTGGTCAGCCTGGTGAAGACCTTCGGGCCCTGGCCGTTGAGCGCGAGGTCGCGCAGCATGCGGCCGGTGGAGTACATGCCGGAGTTGCAGGAGGACAGGGCCGCGGTCAGCACCACGAAGTTCACTATCGCGGCGCCGACGCCGAGGCCCATCTGCTCGAAGGCCGCGACGAAGGGCGAGACGCCCGGCTTGAAGTGCGTCCACGGCACGACCGAGAGGATCATGATCAGCGCGCCGACGTAGAAGACCGCGATGCGCCACGGGACGGTGTTGATGGCCTTCGGCAGGGTGACCTTCGGGTCCTTCGACTCGCCGGCGGTGACGCCGACCAGCTCGACCGCGAGGAAGGCGAACATCACGATCTGGAGGGTCATCAGCGTGCCGCCGACGCCCTTGGGGAAGAAGCCGCCCTCGGACCAGAGCAGGGACATGGACGCGGTGTCGCCGGCGTCGGAGAAGCCGATGGTGAGGATGCCGGCGCAGATCAGGATCATGCCGACGATGGCGGTGACCTTGACCATCGAGAACCAGAACTCGAGCTCGCCGAAGAGCTTCACGGAGATGAGGTTCGCGCCGTACAGGATGACCGTGAACACCAGCGCGGAGACCCACTGCGGGATGTTCCACCAGTACGTCATGTACGTGGCGGCCGCGGTGACCTCGGTGATGCCGGTGACGACCCAGAAGAGCCAGTACGTCCAGCCGGTGACGAAGCCGGCGAAGGGGCCGACGAACTCGCGGGCGTACTCCGCGAAGGAGCCCGAGACCGGGCGGTACATGAGCAGCTCGCCCAGGGCCCGCATGATGAAGAAGATGACGAGGCCGGCGAGCGCGTACGCCAGGATGAGGCTCGGGCCGGCCTTGGAGATGGCCTTGCCCGCGCCGAGGAAGAGGCCCGTGCCGATGGCCCCGCCGATGGCGATCATCTGGATCTGCCGGGCGCCGAGGCCCCGGTGATAGCCCTCGCCGACGGCCTCGTCGCCGTGGTGGTCTGTCTCGACCTTCACTGAGGTCATGTTCTTCTGTGCGCCTTTCTCCACGCTGATCCCCCCGGACATGGCTGGAGTGCCGCCGGCGGTCGGCCGGTCGCGGCGCCCCCGGGCAC
This portion of the Streptomyces changanensis genome encodes:
- a CDS encoding putative leader peptide gives rise to the protein MVLLDVSEKTPGTVLLVARLHVDLCRLASAMCPRGAAA
- a CDS encoding amino acid permease, with the translated sequence MTSVKVETDHHGDEAVGEGYHRGLGARQIQMIAIGGAIGTGLFLGAGKAISKAGPSLILAYALAGLVIFFIMRALGELLMYRPVSGSFAEYAREFVGPFAGFVTGWTYWLFWVVTGITEVTAAATYMTYWWNIPQWVSALVFTVILYGANLISVKLFGELEFWFSMVKVTAIVGMILICAGILTIGFSDAGDTASMSLLWSEGGFFPKGVGGTLMTLQIVMFAFLAVELVGVTAGESKDPKVTLPKAINTVPWRIAVFYVGALIMILSVVPWTHFKPGVSPFVAAFEQMGLGVGAAIVNFVVLTAALSSCNSGMYSTGRMLRDLALNGQGPKVFTRLTKSGAPLIGLTFSAALMLVGVWINYVAPGKAFEYVVSFATISGMWAWIMILISQIRYRAAVRRGEAPESEFKAPGAPFTSWFALLFIGMVIVMMGIDEGARVSLYCAPLWALLLGVSYLVLKSRNPESASFKRR
- a CDS encoding PLP-dependent cysteine synthase family protein: MRYDSPLAAVGNTPLVRLPRLSPSDDVRIWAKLEDRNPTGSVKDRPALHMIEQAEKDGRLTPGCTILEPTSGNTGISLAMAARLKGYRIVCVMPENTSQERRDLLTMWGAEIIPSPAAGGSNTAVRVAKELAEQNPDWVMLYQYGNPDNAAAHYATTGPEILADLPSITHFVAGLGTTGTLMGVGRYLREHKPDVRIVAAEPRYDDLVYGLRNLDEGFVPELYDATVLTTRFSVGSADAVTRTRELLQQEGIFAGVSTGAALHAAIGVGRKAVKAGETADIVFIVADGGWKYLSTGVYTARTTEAAIETLQGQLWA
- a CDS encoding Mov34/MPN/PAD-1 family protein; the encoded protein is MLTITRALYDQIVAHARADHPDEACGVVAGPAGSGRPERFVPMLNAARSPTFYEFDSGDLLKLYREMDDRDEEPVVIYHSHTATEAYPSRTDVSYANEPGAHYVLVSTADTDGAGPFQFRSYRIVDGEITEEDVEVVETY
- a CDS encoding MoaD/ThiS family protein; the protein is MAIEVRIPTILRTYTDGAKAVEGSGETLAELFADLESRHTGIQERIVDRSAGGELRRFVNVYLNDEDVRFLDGISTKLADGDNVTILPAVAGGMR